A genomic segment from Mus musculus strain C57BL/6J chromosome 13, GRCm38.p6 C57BL/6J encodes:
- the Med10 gene encoding mediator of RNA polymerase II transcription subunit 10 isoform 1 (isoform 1 is encoded by transcript variant 1), whose translation MAEKFDHLEEHLEKFVENIRQLGIIVSDFQPSSQAGLSQKLNFIVTGLQDIDKCRQQLHDITVPLEVFEYIDQGRNPQLYTKECLERALAKNEQVKGKIDTMKKFKSLLIQELSKVFPEDMAKYRSIRGEDHPPS comes from the exons ATGGCGGAGAAGTTTGACCATCTGGAGGAGCACCTGGAGAAGTTCGTGGAGAACATTCGGCAGCTCGGCATCATCGTCAGCGACTTCCAGCCCAGCAGCCAGGCGGGGCTGAGCCAGAAGCT AAACTTTATTGTTACGGGCTTACAGGACATAGATAAATGCAGACAGCAGCTGCACGATATCACGGTGCCTCTGGAAGTTTTTGA ATACATTGATCAAGGTCGGAATCCCCAGCTCTACACCAAAGAATGCCTGGAGAGGGCTCTAGCTAAAAACGAGCAAGTCAAGGGCAAGATCGACACAATGAAG aaatttaaaagcCTACTGATTCAGGAACTTTCTAAAGTGTTTCCAGAAGACATGGCCAAGTATCGGAGCATTCGGGGGGAAGATCACCCACCGTCCTAA
- the Med10 gene encoding mediator of RNA polymerase II transcription subunit 10 isoform X1: protein MWASGSRKRASTVDPESLGAEAKRRAEPAMAEKFDHLEEHLEKFVENIRQLGIIVSDFQPSSQAGLSQKLNFIVTGLQDIDKCRQQLHDITVPLEVFEYIDQGRNPQLYTKECLERALAKNEQVKGKIDTMKVRQTGSDVCTRTRELLASLRTGLAPTLWTAEYCYTVGFLACIIVTLNVTEP, encoded by the exons ATGTGGGCTTCCGGAAGCCGGAAGCGGGCGAGCACTGTGGACCCGGAGTCGCTCGGAGCTGAGGCTAAGAGGCGGGCGGAGCCGGCGATGGCGGAGAAGTTTGACCATCTGGAGGAGCACCTGGAGAAGTTCGTGGAGAACATTCGGCAGCTCGGCATCATCGTCAGCGACTTCCAGCCCAGCAGCCAGGCGGGGCTGAGCCAGAAGCT AAACTTTATTGTTACGGGCTTACAGGACATAGATAAATGCAGACAGCAGCTGCACGATATCACGGTGCCTCTGGAAGTTTTTGA ATACATTGATCAAGGTCGGAATCCCCAGCTCTACACCAAAGAATGCCTGGAGAGGGCTCTAGCTAAAAACGAGCAAGTCAAGGGCAAGATCGACACAATGAAGGTGAGGCAGACAGGAAGTGATGTCTGCACACGGACAAGGGAGCTCCTAGCAAGCCTGCGGACAGGCTTAGCACCCACTCTGTGGACTGCTGAGTACTGCTACACTGTGGGCTTTCTAGCATGTATAATAGTTACATTGAATGTCACTGAGCCATAG
- the Med10 gene encoding mediator of RNA polymerase II transcription subunit 10 isoform 2 (isoform 2 is encoded by transcript variant 2) produces MWASGSRKRASTVDPESLGAEAKRRAEPAMAEKFDHLEEHLEKFVENIRQLGIIVSDFQPSSQAGLSQKLNFIVTGLQDIDKCRQQLHDITVPLEVFEYIDQGRNPQLYTKECLERALAKNEQVKGKIDTMKKFKSLLIQELSKVFPEDMAKYRSIRGEDHPPS; encoded by the exons ATGTGGGCTTCCGGAAGCCGGAAGCGGGCGAGCACTGTGGACCCGGAGTCGCTCGGAGCTGAGGCTAAGAGGCGGGCGGAGCCGGCGATGGCGGAGAAGTTTGACCATCTGGAGGAGCACCTGGAGAAGTTCGTGGAGAACATTCGGCAGCTCGGCATCATCGTCAGCGACTTCCAGCCCAGCAGCCAGGCGGGGCTGAGCCAGAAGCT AAACTTTATTGTTACGGGCTTACAGGACATAGATAAATGCAGACAGCAGCTGCACGATATCACGGTGCCTCTGGAAGTTTTTGA ATACATTGATCAAGGTCGGAATCCCCAGCTCTACACCAAAGAATGCCTGGAGAGGGCTCTAGCTAAAAACGAGCAAGTCAAGGGCAAGATCGACACAATGAAG aaatttaaaagcCTACTGATTCAGGAACTTTCTAAAGTGTTTCCAGAAGACATGGCCAAGTATCGGAGCATTCGGGGGGAAGATCACCCACCGTCCTAA